Below is a genomic region from Venturia canescens isolate UGA chromosome 1, ASM1945775v1, whole genome shotgun sequence.
GGACCTCGGATATGCAGCTCGATGGTACATGAATTCAATATTGGCCATTATTTTCTATCATCTATTCAcaaaaacaaagagaaaaataatcaaagtaattattttgttattcgttccggtaatttttttttttctaattgtgACAACGTTTCGTAAATCTAGACAACGAAACTGAAAATCCAGTTCCAGAAGCATCAAACCCCGTGCCAATTCCTACGGACGCTGTTCAACCCTAAATTCCTCGTTGTTTCCCATCGCTCGCAAGGGTACCAGAAATCCAGAAATTGGTGTTGTCGTTGTCCGGATGCAACAAAACTCATGCTAATTAGCatgagaaaatttgttttgttcTTTTATTATCAAGCTGTTAAAAATGGTCGATATTTAGTTTCGATATCCATTACAAAAATCATCAAatctctataaaaaaaaaaataataaaaaataataaaaaaattgaacgttgCATCCGAACGATGAGAATTCAACTCCTTTTCACCTATTTTTAAAGTTGCTGAATTCACAACTATTTGGAACAATAGTTACACTTCGTGATATTAAATTTTGATTATTGGAACAAGCAcatctttcatttttgttcgACATTCTTGCAACGTTAAATCTTCAGAGATTGTTGATTGataaatattacaaaaaataaatctatttTCATCAGTACAATTGTTCCAGCTCGAAGCTGCAGTgagaataatgagaaaaagtcACTTAGAAGATAATTGTGCTTCAACGCTGAGAATCTCAATAAGCTTTaagcaataaataaattcgaaatcCTTCAATCTTAATTATAATTTCTTACGTTCCCAGGTGAAGGTGAACAGAAAGAGTTGACGCAGGATGTGGAAGATCAGGACGTATCGTAACTCTAGTTGCAGTGAGTGTTATTTGCGCATACAAATGAGAcacgagaagaagaaaaaaagaaaagaaaaacaacaacaacaacaaaacaaACTCTTAATAACTTTTaagcaaaacaaaaaagaaacacgCGATTTAGCAGGTGGGTGGCCGGGGTGGGATATGAGAAGAAGATGAACGAGGAGCGGAAAAGGGGCTGCGCGATAAAAGTCTGAGGGAGTGGAAAAGGGGAAATGGATCTTTAGAGATCGCGTAATCCGAAATACGCATGTACGGTTAttccaagtaaaaaaaaaaaaatcgaatcaaCAAAATAGAATGTCTTATGAATAATAAacagaataaaacaaaaagaacacaaccaatcgatcgaaaaatcactAAAATACCATGTCGAAAAGAAGTATAAACGATGGGCACGAACAGAAGTTTTTGACGACAATGGAACCCACGCACCCGGCGAAAGTTTAGTGATTTCATTGGAGAGTTTTAGCAGAGGCGTTACAACAGACCAACTTTTTTCCCCTCGAGCAACTTTAAATGAGGTTAATAAAAGCCGgcgaaagaaacaaaaaccgGAAAGTTTCGTTCAAATCCTTTTCGCATTCGTACCGAATGTTCAAATTCCTCAATGATCAAAGCTCTGCGTTCGTCATTCaagcaaaattcaaacaaacCTTCACTTGAACTCTCACTTCATCATTACCGAAATATTTTAACGTTTTGTGCCTGCGTGGACGATAGCCGAAAAGAATACGCGAttaacaacagcaacaacaacaacaacgacaGCAATGACAAAACAGGATGGAAAAAGGAAGGAAACCCTTGTCACTTTGTCAACCTTTATCGCTTTTTCCACCTCTTTGTAAAACGAGCTTTTCTTTCCTAATCGATGTTAAGAACTGTCGATACTCCAGTAGCAAGCTTTATCGAGCTTCGATGTGGAATTtctttggaagaaaaattctttctgAGTGCAGTGCTGCAATGAAtgtaattattgaatttttcgtctcCCGCTTCGTTGATTCTTCGCTGTGACCACATTCGAGATCCTTCGGATtttccttttgtttttatatattcattcgtaaaataatacgagagagagagagaagagtgagagtgagttgaaaatgataatgaaTTCGTGAGTAACGGAGCGCTATCGTCCAACGTTGATACAGCAAAAGGCACAAAGttgagaacgaaatgagaaatgagaaaagtaATTTAATAaaggaaaaggaaagaaaataatcgaaagaaCGAAAGTAGTGTATAAGAAAATATCTCGAACCCATTGCAAtaaagaaagaataaaaaaacaagtataaaatttaaaaaaaactcgtcgGTATTTGTTAGCTTAGCACCTGTAATCAAAGATATAGAGCTTGCTACGGGGCAATCTCTCCGTAAACGTTTTATCCACCCGAAACGAGAGGAGAAGGCTATTTAATTTATATATCACGAGTAGTTGATTGTTCGAGCGCGACAAAACGTTCGAgtcgaagaatgaaaaatgaaggaagaaACTTATTTACATTAAATTCTCACGGATTATGTCAAAACTCCAACAATTATGAAAGCAAATTGATGTTTAtacggagatgaaaaaaaaataaaagtacagAACAATACACAACCGATCGATCCGTACCGTGTCTCTGGTCTCGTTTCATTACTTTCGAAAAGAGAGCAACTCTCCTTCCTCACGAACGAATGAATTGTCACGGAGCTCCGGAGAATTcaaacgagaaaaacaaagcagaaattgaatataaaatcAAATCGAATTACAATTCAGGGCATAACACGATCGTGCAGAACAATTAAAATCGTTTGCTCATCGCTGAAGAGAAGCCAATTTAGCCGCTCCCGCATTCATACCGTATAACAAAGCAAAAAGGGGACATTGAAACAcacgagaaaaggaaaaaacaaatgattatGAAATAAACCTAGGGAGCTAGGTAGCTTGTAATTGTGAATGTACGTTTGCATATGTCCACTTATGTGAACTGTATCCGGTAGATGTGGtatgaagaaaatgaagaaaaaaaaacaaaaatgacagAATAAATGGCTCTCTGTACCCTGGgttttttttaactaattTTCTCTTCTATTCTCGTTCTTATGTTCaatctttttttgtttctcactCTTCTTCCTTTAGTGCTACCCTTTAGGCCTCGATACTCGTCTCTCACTCTTCAATTATATGATTATATAATATACATAATTGAACTATAACAGAATTTCTGTATTTCGGTatgtcagatttttttttagattcacCTCACGAATATTAGCTGAAGATTTGATTTCCGAGTTTGCTTTCTTAGAATCGCATGCCAAATCGTGGAATTGAATATGAGGGCGAAAATTGTTTATCGTATTTGAACAGTTTTAATTTTTACTTCATCTGTTCTCTCGTCAAGTCATCTGGATGGAatcttttatcatttttttctccaactaATCGATTACCGGAGAGATTGCTACTCGTTCGCTGAACAACGATGACTTgcttattttctctcttcctctctctcttatcAATATTCATGCAACGGCTCATAGGTTTTTGTCGTTTGGAGCTCGAAATATAGGAAGCGAAGTGATAAAATTATTGGGCTGAAAACTAATTTTTCGTTGcggattttgttttcatttttcatgcatTTCTTCTCAAGCCCGGAAATAAGAGAACGACTGAATTGTAAGGTGTAGAGTTTTAAGGTTGATTGTAAAAgacgatgaaaagaaaagcaaggaaaactgacatttgaaattgaaaatacttATACGATGACAGAAGTATACCGCGGCGTGTGCGACGTGCCCCTGGCATTTAAGTATTATATCACTAATATTGATAATCATGTTATGAATATATTACAAAGAATAACATTAAAGTAATATTGATAATACCGTAAGTAAGAATAACAAGgtaataaaatattgtaagGAGTTGAGTAGAAattaaagagaaaagaaaaacgaaaaataatgaagatttaaCTTTTGCAATAGAGAGGAAgtggaaaaataacgaaaggcTGACAATGAAGGTTGAACAAAATGTAAAATCCCACGAGGAAGGGCCCCCTGCGAAAGGAGCGAATTAACGCGAGTAAGATTCCatagaatcgaaaaaatattaacgatATTGAACGTGAGTTGCATTTTCGGAGGAATCTAACTCTCAACGCgcaaaaacaattgaagagaGAGTAGTTCGTGTTCTTTATTGAAATGATGAATACAAGTGCGAAACGAGACGAGTTTCAACAAAGTAAAAGAAACATTAGCTAATTTCGACCGAATTTCACGTTCGCTTTGTattagaattttaaaaaatgaaaacaaaatccacaaaaaaaaacaaaaagaatgccatttttttctgtaaaattgaagaaacgtgCTGAAAtactcgaagaaaaataaactgatTACAACTCTGTACGTCGTGTTTGGCGTGTCAGTGTTCTTTTATTGTCGAcagaatatataaatatataatgattttcaggtattttttcatcatttttcgaatttattaataagtCATGACCCGTCGTACCAGCTCAGAGTAAAATAATAGTCAAACTTTCATTCGTGACATAAAAGAATAAAGAACAagtatgaaataaataattcttgTTAATGTACAAATATAGAATCTCCCATGAATCTTTTCCGTCTTGGAGACTGGTAACAACCGAAGCGCTGACTTATTACGCTggttatcgtttttttcaattcccacgtatatttgtatttttatctctATCACCAGctcttgactttttttttagtacGACCGTTCGGCATCGATCCATCCACCAGCAAAATTTACTTCCAAGGATAATGAAATTATGCGATTATAGAACGCGACACTTTGTGCCTCGGCTCCTCATTTGCCCATGGATATTCTCGTGTCACGTTGTTCTCGCTTCTCGTCGGACTTGGTAATCTTCTCTTCGATGCTCTCCTTGGATTACTCTCTACTTGTCGCAAAATTCTACTCAGAGGACTCACCGTTCCACCCGCCATTATCGGGGAAATACTCATACTTGGTATCGGACGATTCTTCAGAGAGTGCGCTCGCCTCGGCGACCTTGAACCTTGGTCGTTCGATACTCTCCTCGTGGACTTCAATTTCACGTTTCGAAGCATGTCCAATGAAACTACGGGCCCTTGCAGCGCCCTCATAGATGGTTTTATATTTTCCtaaatgaaaacaattttcgttttcaacaCGAATGAGGGTGGGAAGAATCTCAAACAAATCAATCAGATTTAAAGTTgttcaaaaaatcattcgttgtTGACTCTTGTGCTTCGAaataaatttgcaaattttttcttccgcaATTAATTCGATTGTAATTATATTCGTTTTGTGACATTGAAACTTTTAAAGCGTTATTACTTGGCTATTCTCATTTATTGTTTAGGTCAAAAGGCAAactcgaaatgatgaaaattctcGGAAAATCTTCAGCAATTCAAGAGATTCtatttttcctctaatttGTGTAGTATTTGGAATATCAAAATCcccaaatggaaaaatgacaaattcgAATTCCGTACagaaaacaaatatttgatcagattTTGCTTCCGGGTGTCCGGTAACGAGAATTTGACGTTTTAAAGTTTTACCTTGTTATTCTGAGGAGCTTTTTTAAGTGTTACTTTGAGAAGATCCTCAACCGTAATTGGTGGCCTGCTATTGGATAAAGGTGTCGAGCACTTCCTTGTTGGAGTACGAATCGCTTTTTTCCTGCTGCTGTTCGGCGTTGTTGGGATGTTCGGTTTGGAAGATGGTAGTGGCGGTGGAGGAGGAGGCGGCGGTGGAGGAGGTGGAGGTGGAGGTGCAAACATCGGTGCAAATTTGGTACTCGTTATCGGTGTCGATTTGTCACGTCCCTCAACGAAACTTGTAAACTCCTTCGTTAATACTTCGTTGTTGTCCGCAAGTTTGCTGCTCAAACCTCTCAGCTCTCTTATTTCGGTCCTCAGCGATTCCAAATTTGTCTCGTTGCTGAGACGAAcctgttttgcaaaattttatcattttattctcACACATAAAAGTACGTTTGGAAAGTTTATTTTATCTGAACAAATTTTCTATTCAATCAAATACTTCTGATGATCTTATCATTCGTGTTTTTGAGGCCATTAATTTCTGTAAAGTATTCTTCGAACTTGAAAGGGTTTACACtaaagaaagtaaaaaaaatctcgactCGACCGGAtcgataattgaataaaaacagaataattcaaaatattaGGATCGTAATCGGTACTTTTTGTAATCAATTTCTCTTCGATGCTCAATTGCTCAATGCTGATTCAATGCATTAAGATTGAATATTCTCGCGAATACTTTTTTAAGTCAAGTTTACTTTAACAGACCTGAACAAGTTCGTTCGACAGGTGATTGACTTTCTCGACAAGAATCGAGAGTATACGCTCGTTTTCTGAACGTATCGCTGACATAACTTGCGTCAATTCTTTGTCCGGTTGTGATGCCAAGTTCGAGTGAGATGATGTTAAAGACGAAACGAGAATAGAACGAATTGCCTCGTAGCTCTGTCAAACATCAAAAAGGttaacaaaatattaaaaaataaaatatgataAGTCAAGATTAATATTTTGAATTCTGGTTACAGAATGTTTGACTCGCTTTCAGACCTATCGAGAAATCAAATTAATTACCTTTTGCAGAAtaagtataatttttttcgtaatccaTTGATAAAATGCAGTGAGCTTTGCGTATAAAGTTTTCGTATCTCCACTTGATGAAAGAGCGTTTTtcgtaaattcatttttatccgTTGTCTTGTCCATCCTCACATACGATTCTGTCTGTGAAAATATGAAACAAAACATTAAGggcatttcaattttttagtaTTGCGAAAGTTTATTTGGAGTTGGAAACTGAAACAATCGATTTAACTTTTTTGCGTTTTCAATATTGTATTACGAAACAtcttatgtgaaaaaaatactacattttaaaaatcaaatttgggAAAGATCACGAAAgtgaaaagtaagaaaaatcattttgatgCTTGGCAAATTGTTGAATTGAAGGTCATGAAAAGTAGTCAGATTTATAAAATACTTCTATTTTGCTGTACTAACTTTCACCATTTTATAGTCCAAATTCAATGCTGATTCAGCCgacaaaagattttctgaTAGTTCGTCCCAGAGATTTTTTGCATTCTCAAGGGAGTTTTCATCATTTAGACAAAGCGTTGAAGCAGCAAGAGGTTTATGAATTTTAGCGGGTTGAGGTATCAGTCGAGGTCCTTCAAATTCTTCGAGTTTCCGAGCAGGCCGATTTCTTTTGATCGGTGGTGATTCCGAGGAAAAGAGATCAGCAGATTTGTCCCCATGTGGATTTGAATTGTCGGAACATTTACGTTTGgttgttttcatattttctttttcagacTTTCCATTCTTCGTTTGTGAGCAAGtgctcaaaatttcttttcttttcatagaaGACACAATGGGTCTGTAGCGAGGAAAGTCAGTGTACTGGAAATGTTTTGCTAAAGCATCTTCGTCGACACTTGACGCAGAAATCCTACAATTTTTTCCAGTTCTTTCAGATAGAATTTCTGGTGTTTTGAAATAATCTTTCGTCTCAGATTGTTTAGGGGGAAAAGCTTCCTCTGCAAACTCCATGGAACAATTTAATGGCAGTTCTAATGATACAGAATCACTCGAAGCTTCAAAACCCAGAAATGCTTCTTCGCAATGgaaaacatcattttttggGGTGACACAAAGTGCAGAAGCTTCTTTAGGAAGCTCCTTTGTCTTTTCTAGAGTTATATCAAAAACTCTTTCAATAGAAATTGTTTTATCCAGCGCATAATTGTTGATGATCTCACTCTttaatttcgtattttccaaAGTCTGGAATTCCTTTTCAGGCATTTGGAAAACctgttcttttttctctgttaTTGAATTTGTGCGATCCGAGTCATTTTCATCCAAGGTTGGTTCAGGGAGATCCAAATTCAGTCGTACCTTTGGCATCCTTGATACTATTTTTGGGCTTAGATCTTGGCAACATGATAATTCTCCTGATTGCCATTCCAAAAGCACTGACTCTGGAGAACGGTTATTGGGATTGGGATATTCCCGGTCAATCGACTTGGTAATATCTTCGACTTTGCAAATCAAGCTCTGTTGTGATTGCATCGTAGATTCATGGGTTTCTTTCCGTTGAATATTTGGGTTTTCTCTCTGGAATCTGTGCTCAACTTTCCAAAACTCCTTGCAGGActtgtttcaaatttaatatttttggaGGAAAAACCCACATCCTTATGGCTTCTAGTATGGTATAGCTTTGCCATTtgacatttttctattctccATGGAATAGAGAACTGCAATAGGGcttatttgaatatttcactCAAACTAGCAgcaaaacaggaaaaaatgtaattgaaAACTTGCGATGGATTGGCCTAATGGATTAGatatagttgaaaaaataaataaattcttcaGCAGAATAAAcggaaattcgaaaatattcggaagaaaaagtttgttgaaaattttttacctgTTCCACTAGGAAAAGTTTACGTTTCTTTCCTGTTGTGACACCatccaaaatttatttctctacGCACTTTTAACTGAGGCAAAGTTTCCATCAAACATTGACTGGATAATCAACGAAagtttggatgaaaatgataCGGATATTTGTGCAAGTTAGTCCAACGAGAGATGTACTCGATCTTCAAATAGTCAGAGGACAGAACGTCCAGTATTTGTAAACACGAATAGAATTGCCGGTACATTTCCGAAGATGTATATATTTCTGTATTTCACGCGAATTGTAAGAACGTAAACACCGAGGTTCGGGCTAAACAAAGGGCTTCAGATCCAGAGCATGCAGAGCAAGGATCCAGAGGAAGGGTAAAGGGTACGTAATCTATCGAAGAACTATGTTGAAAGAAGTTTCGATGAACAGATATTAGCTGTCAGTTATTGTATATACTGATGAAACAACAGCGCAACGATATTAAAATTAGCGCCATGATGCGATAGAGATCACAACGTTGCCGACCGCAAGTAGCATGTTCGTCGTCGTTTGCATTCGGTAAGCAAGGAACTTGTTAAGCCCGCACTTTTCTACCGCGGTTTGCGCGGAGAGCATGCAGAGAAAATATTGACACTTTTCTACATTATATTATCGTTAACCTCTGTTGACACACATGGGTCTGTGGTGTCCGGTCTGTTTCTGTAAATCGGTAGGTCCTAACGGTTAGATCATATTTCGGGTTTTATCCCTGCCTAAAAAACTGTATTGGAGGAACTCAGGCACCAATAATCAGCAACCTTGGCCCACAGTTCGTGGCGAGCCACCAAGCTATTTACGTTGGTAGTGGGCACTGTAGACCCATGTGTGTCTGGGGAAGTATAgtggtttaaaaaaattattttttaattctttcattttttccttatatATTTACTGCAACAGTATATGTAAAACCTCAGTAAGATCACAGTTGtcctttcaaataaaaaaaaatcgcaatgtGCCGCTTTATAACTTTTTTGAGTTTTACTTTTCAatctaataaattttcaatataatcGAAGTAACCGTAAGCAGtatcaattcaatttttatgaataaattatAGTAAACCGAaacaaaaaagtgttgaatttTGACTATAATTAAGTTTAAAACCAAAATTTCCCGAAAAAAGAGCAATTTTTCGagtaaaaattgtcgtttttcaGTAAGCCAAataattaaacttttttttgaatttcataatgctatatattttttctttaattaatgattttctcattctctgtatcatttttcattgaataaaaataatagagattatttttatccatttcttAACGCATGCTCTCGTTCTATAGATATCAAACTACattcctgaattttttcagattttttaaacgAGTCTAGGTATGATGGGAAAATACGGTAGGACACTGTAGACCCATGTGTGTCTAGGGAGGTGCGGGAAAAATATGTGTGTCAACGGAGGGTTAACTATATGAGGTTGGAAATAACCCGAAGTACTTTTTTTCCTGGTGAAGTTTGAAAGGATTTTTCGAAGCTTCATATTATCAGGACGAAAATATATCGAACGGTAAGTTAAAAAAGTTTGATAGCGAATTCTTCAAATTCATATACACAACGTTCAAAGATAAGATTTACAGGTCGGGGAATTCGAATGAGAAATGAAAGTCtaagattgaaatttttaacattactTTTATTAATCGTTATCAGTGTAATATGCcatgatatatatatatatatatatttatatatatctcAATGCATACATGTGTATGCGCGTGTGCGTATAAATATCCAGGTATTTATGTATACGCACgcacacacccacacacatACGCATGCACACCCATACGCACGCAGTACTCGACATTAGCGATTGTTATAAATTATCTACAGTCATGTGTGTTGGCCAGTGTCGATGTGTTGTTcgtatatatatctatatatatatcagTTTCGTGTATGTTTTTGTATATCATTtcctttatggtaatattacCATTGACGTCGGCGCTTCCGTTATAACCACAGAAacatttacttattttcaaCTTCGTAAATcgttctttcctcttttttttttcgttagcaATCTTTCCGCCCATCACACGAATCTTGACACGCTTTACGTACCAGTCTCtctcaataataaataaattattaccTATATAAAACATTTACGTTTCCTCTCGCGATTCTCCCGCAATATTTACAGTTTCATGGGCAAGGGTGGGAGGGggcggaggaaaaaaagatcGCATTAAATAATAACACTCATCAGCCTTTGATTACGCTTGCGAGCTGTATTCATGTGACGTAAGTAAATACAACTTCCTCTTCATCTCACAtataaattcgattttttttcaatctctcgtcttttctcttttcatcaTCTTTACAAAGTTAACCTAAAAAAATTACGCCTCGAATCCTTTTACAGTGATATGGATTACTTTTACATGGCTCTaggctttctctctctttttctctctcactgcACAGTCTCTGATTCACATTTTCCCCGCTTATTATTCGCATACTAAAGACAAATGTGCCTTGAAAtcaaacctttttttcttagtTTATCACTCCTCGGTCTTAGATTTATTAAATTAGGGAGGTCATCgatgttttattttgttttcttcgtcaCTGAAAACACTGCGGCTCGGCTGATTCATGTTCGAAATTCAAGGCACGTCAACTGAAAAACAACGCTGTCGTGGCATATGATTCGGGCGGGATTGACACTACAAGTACGGATTATGATATACCCTTCTAAAATTAGTAATCTCAACAACGTGTGTACTCGTATTAACATCGAAAGTTCTGAAGAGCCAAGCTCAATTTGTAGAATTCCTAACACACTCGCGGTGTT
It encodes:
- the LOC122419203 gene encoding uncharacterized protein, whose protein sequence is MQSQQSLICKVEDITKSIDREYPNPNNRSPESVLLEWQSGELSCCQDLSPKIVSRMPKVRLNLDLPEPTLDENDSDRTNSITEKKEQVFQMPEKEFQTLENTKLKSEIINNYALDKTISIERVFDITLEKTKELPKEASALCVTPKNDVFHCEEAFLGFEASSDSVSLELPLNCSMEFAEEAFPPKQSETKDYFKTPEILSERTGKNCRISASSVDEDALAKHFQYTDFPRYRPIVSSMKRKEILSTCSQTKNGKSEKENMKTTKRKCSDNSNPHGDKSADLFSSESPPIKRNRPARKLEEFEGPRLIPQPAKIHKPLAASTLCLNDENSLENAKNLWDELSENLLSAESALNLDYKMVKTESYVRMDKTTDKNEFTKNALSSSGDTKTLYAKLTAFYQWITKKIILILQKSYEAIRSILVSSLTSSHSNLASQPDKELTQVMSAIRSENERILSILVEKVNHLSNELVQVRLSNETNLESLRTEIRELRGLSSKLADNNEVLTKEFTSFVEGRDKSTPITSTKFAPMFAPPPPPPPPPPPPPPPLPSSKPNIPTTPNSSRKKAIRTPTRKCSTPLSNSRPPITVEDLLKVTLKKAPQNNKENIKPSMRALQGPVVSLDMLRNVKLKSTRRVSNDQGSRSPRRAHSLKNRPIPSMSISPIMAGGTVSPLSRILRQVESNPRRASKRRLPSPTRSENNVTREYPWANEEPRHKVSRSIIA